From a region of the Macrobrachium nipponense isolate FS-2020 chromosome 3, ASM1510439v2, whole genome shotgun sequence genome:
- the LOC135222077 gene encoding uncharacterized protein LOC135222077, with protein MPPRSHSSSEGHGINALQTRARYKGLFTYHTAPTSRGYCILFTFVVGVLMITMGSVFYHVILIRPMSGTYPLHTPSMPLACSLIAMGFVLVFLSIGVTWKFGFDDGDNSLEEDSCSLAKDDVLDQNHQNSLKNPPA; from the exons ATGCCCCCTAGGAGCCATTCATCGAGCGAAGGGCATGGCATAAATGCCCTTCAGACCCGGGCCAGATACAAGGGGCTCTTCACTTATCACACAGCTCCCACCTCGCGAGGCTACTGCATTCTCTTCACCTTCGTCGTGGGCGTCCTCATGATTACTATGGGGTCCGTTTTCTATCACGTGATCCTCATTCGACCCATGAGTGGGACGTACCCATTACACactccttcgatgcccctggcgTGTAGCCTTATAGCCATGGGTTTCGTCCTGGTCTTCCTGAGCATCGGAGTCACCTGGAA GTTTGGGTTTGACGACGGAGATAATTCCCTCGAGGAGGACTCCTGCTCTCTCGCCAAGGACGACGTCCTTGACCAGAATCACCaaaactctctgaagaatcctcCTGCATGA